A single region of the Thermoanaerobacterium aotearoense genome encodes:
- a CDS encoding nucleotidyltransferase family protein, with translation MENKVKSVIISDKCIIKNAIKQLNENRLQILLVVDDDDRFVGTVTDGDIRRAILDNVSLEQPVSIIMNKKPKYVYRGQEEVAKELMIKYKIKTIPVIDNEKRVIDLILMEEFIGVKCEYSKKNNSVFIMAGGKGTRLDPFTKILPKPLIPIGDKPIIEIIMKNFKNYGFNDFIISLNYKAEIIKLYFAENPDGYNINFVHEKEFLGTAGSLRLAVDKLNDTFIVSNCDVIIDIDFDELLKYHEKSGNDATIVGVVKNMQIPYGVMNVNNGELINMIEKPEYNFVINSGVYVLEPELISLIPDGQSFNMPDLLLKSKECGYKVGVYPVSSRWFDVGQWEEYRNTLEYFKKVDSV, from the coding sequence ATGGAGAATAAGGTTAAATCCGTTATTATCAGCGATAAATGTATTATTAAAAATGCCATAAAGCAGTTAAATGAAAATAGATTACAAATTCTTTTAGTTGTTGATGACGATGATAGGTTTGTTGGAACTGTTACAGATGGAGATATAAGAAGGGCGATATTGGATAATGTATCATTAGAACAGCCTGTCTCTATCATTATGAATAAGAAACCAAAATATGTTTATAGAGGACAAGAAGAAGTTGCTAAAGAGTTGATGATAAAGTATAAGATAAAAACTATTCCTGTAATAGATAATGAAAAAAGAGTTATCGATTTAATATTGATGGAAGAATTTATTGGAGTAAAATGTGAATATTCAAAGAAAAATAACAGTGTTTTTATTATGGCTGGCGGTAAGGGTACCAGGTTAGATCCGTTTACAAAAATACTTCCGAAACCGTTGATACCTATAGGTGATAAGCCAATAATAGAGATTATAATGAAAAATTTTAAGAATTACGGCTTTAATGATTTCATAATTTCACTTAATTATAAAGCCGAAATTATAAAATTATATTTTGCAGAAAATCCAGACGGATATAATATAAATTTTGTTCATGAAAAAGAATTTCTTGGAACAGCAGGCTCATTAAGGCTTGCAGTTGATAAGTTAAATGATACATTTATAGTATCGAATTGTGATGTAATCATAGATATTGATTTCGATGAACTTTTAAAATACCATGAGAAAAGTGGCAATGATGCTACAATAGTAGGTGTAGTTAAAAATATGCAGATTCCGTATGGTGTTATGAATGTTAACAATGGTGAATTGATAAATATGATAGAAAAACCAGAGTATAATTTTGTAATAAATTCAGGTGTATATGTTTTAGAACCCGAATTGATTAGTCTGATTCCAGATGGACAATCTTTTAACATGCCGGATTTGTTATTAAAGTCAAAAGAGTGTGGATATAAAGTTGGTGTATATCCTGTAAGCTCAAGATGGTTTGATGTTGGACAATGGGAAGAATATCGTAATACATTGGAATATTTTAAAAAGGTGGATAGTGTATAA
- a CDS encoding cytidylyltransferase domain-containing protein has protein sequence MYRGKSILAIIPARGGSKGVKRKNVRPLLNKPLIAYTIEAALQANFLDKIIVSTEDPEIASISKEFGAEIPFMRPIELASDDAKGIDVIFHAMNWLEKNHTVYDLVMLLQPTSPLRKAYDIKNAIDILYDKKASAVVSVCEAEHSPLWMNVLNEDLCMKDFLKKDVLNKNRQEISKYYRINGAIYISDWNYLIQNKGFFGEKTYAYIMPNERSIDIDTELDLKFAEFLMNNFQIQK, from the coding sequence ATGTATAGAGGAAAATCAATATTAGCGATAATACCTGCAAGAGGTGGTTCAAAAGGTGTTAAAAGAAAAAATGTGAGACCTTTATTGAACAAGCCTCTAATAGCATATACTATTGAGGCTGCGTTACAAGCAAATTTTTTAGATAAAATAATTGTTTCAACAGAAGATCCAGAAATAGCAAGTATATCAAAGGAATTTGGAGCAGAAATTCCTTTTATGAGGCCCATCGAATTAGCGTCTGATGATGCAAAAGGGATAGATGTTATTTTTCATGCGATGAATTGGCTGGAAAAAAATCATACTGTATATGATTTAGTTATGCTTTTACAACCTACATCACCATTAAGAAAAGCGTATGACATAAAAAATGCGATTGACATTTTATATGATAAAAAAGCAAGTGCGGTAGTTTCGGTTTGTGAGGCTGAACATTCTCCTTTATGGATGAACGTTTTAAATGAGGATTTGTGTATGAAAGATTTTTTAAAAAAAGATGTTTTAAATAAAAATAGGCAAGAAATAAGTAAATATTATAGAATAAATGGAGCAATATATATATCGGATTGGAATTATTTAATACAAAATAAAGGTTTCTTTGGCGAAAAAACATACGCGTATATTATGCCTAATGAAAGATCTATAGACATTGATACAGAACTGGATTTAAAATTTGCTGAATTTTTGATGAATAATTTTCAAATACAGAAATAG
- a CDS encoding SH3 domain-containing protein produces MGVFYIIPDTRLEMLEADYWIEKISDADCLIMTQDDIMKFNREIVEKCDSVYDLRSYRDSLTYDELLSMIKEYKLPEKEMYFKNGEEVKRDFYHHITDNLNITEIKEVNPVRYGITIRKTYLRSFPTDIAVYSRKGDIEFDRFQETSCQAIEPVLVLHESKDGRWYFIQMYNYRGWAKAADIAIAKDKEEVFGYVDTDDFIVVTGNHVKTQYNPYDRDVSEIQFDMGTKIPLEKDIPNFVANQSTYGNYVVKLPSRDDNGNLVFKDGLISIKEDVHWGYVPYTRANVLNQAFKLIGDRYGWGDSFDGRDCSSFIMYVYKTFGFKLPRNADEQERCPGRVHRFFDGMSLIGRIEAFKGIKPGAALYMPGHAMMYVGMDDEVPYIVHDFAGYGAKNGEEYEFIPVNEVMVTSSLLPTSNGIPFIERITSAIQFEK; encoded by the coding sequence ATGGGGGTGTTCTATATTATACCCGATACAAGATTAGAGATGCTTGAGGCCGACTACTGGATAGAAAAGATATCCGATGCTGATTGCCTTATAATGACGCAAGATGACATTATGAAGTTTAATCGAGAAATTGTAGAGAAATGCGATAGCGTCTATGATTTAAGAAGCTATAGGGATAGTCTTACTTACGATGAATTGTTGTCTATGATAAAAGAATATAAATTGCCAGAAAAAGAGATGTATTTTAAAAATGGGGAAGAAGTAAAAAGAGATTTTTATCATCATATAACTGACAATTTAAATATAACTGAAATAAAAGAAGTCAATCCAGTACGGTACGGTATCACTATAAGGAAAACATATCTTAGAAGTTTTCCTACAGATATAGCGGTGTACAGCAGAAAAGGCGATATTGAATTTGACAGATTTCAAGAGACGTCGTGCCAAGCGATAGAGCCTGTTTTGGTGCTTCATGAAAGCAAGGATGGAAGATGGTATTTTATCCAGATGTACAATTACAGGGGGTGGGCCAAAGCTGCTGATATAGCGATTGCCAAAGATAAAGAGGAAGTATTTGGTTATGTTGATACAGATGATTTCATAGTGGTAACTGGAAATCATGTCAAAACGCAGTATAATCCCTATGATAGAGATGTATCTGAAATTCAGTTTGATATGGGGACGAAAATACCACTGGAAAAAGATATACCTAATTTTGTTGCAAATCAATCTACTTATGGCAATTATGTTGTCAAACTGCCTTCAAGGGATGATAATGGCAATTTAGTTTTTAAAGACGGGCTTATATCGATAAAAGAAGATGTCCATTGGGGCTATGTTCCATATACAAGGGCAAATGTATTAAATCAAGCTTTTAAGCTAATAGGAGATAGATATGGATGGGGTGATAGCTTTGACGGAAGGGATTGCTCCAGTTTTATCATGTACGTATACAAGACATTTGGATTTAAGCTGCCGAGAAATGCTGATGAACAAGAGAGATGTCCCGGGAGAGTGCATCGGTTTTTTGATGGCATGTCATTAATCGGCAGAATTGAAGCTTTTAAAGGCATAAAACCTGGCGCAGCTTTATACATGCCGGGCCATGCCATGATGTACGTTGGAATGGATGATGAAGTGCCGTACATCGTACATGATTTTGCGGGATATGGAGCGAAAAATGGAGAAGAATATGAGTTCATACCAGTCAATGAAGTTATGGTCACATCATCACTTTTACCTACATCGAATGGTATACCATTCATAGAGAGAATTACTTCTGCCATTCAGTTTGAAAAGTAA
- a CDS encoding TIGR03915 family putative DNA repair protein, whose protein sequence is MVNYIFDGTFDGLMTVIYEAYYSHQHPNDIFSEINHQINFLGHDVFVSTDIDKSNKVQHAIETKISNKALRNIYYAYLSELESSYMLIYRYIRLGFKIGKKIDYFIQNDIVHEVTKLSQKVRHEAYKMIELIRFKEVKKGLFIAKIHPDYNVLPIIMPHFAERFQDQYFIIHDEKRNLSAVYDKKAWIITDIPLQDISNMKDTEDYEILWKMYHKSISIEERKNLRLQRQHMPKKYWDMLTEKQ, encoded by the coding sequence ATGGTAAACTACATATTCGACGGGACATTTGATGGCCTCATGACCGTTATATACGAAGCATATTACAGTCATCAACATCCTAATGACATTTTTTCTGAAATCAATCATCAAATAAACTTTCTTGGCCATGACGTGTTCGTGTCAACGGATATAGATAAATCCAACAAAGTACAACATGCCATTGAAACAAAAATATCAAATAAAGCGCTTAGAAATATCTACTACGCTTATCTGTCAGAGTTGGAGTCGTCTTATATGTTGATATATAGATACATCAGATTAGGCTTTAAAATAGGCAAAAAAATAGACTACTTCATTCAAAATGACATAGTCCATGAAGTGACAAAATTAAGTCAAAAAGTGAGGCATGAAGCGTACAAGATGATAGAATTAATTAGATTTAAAGAGGTCAAAAAAGGATTGTTTATTGCAAAGATACATCCAGACTACAACGTACTGCCTATCATAATGCCTCACTTTGCTGAAAGGTTTCAAGATCAATATTTCATCATACACGACGAAAAGAGGAACTTGTCGGCTGTATATGATAAAAAAGCATGGATAATAACTGACATCCCACTTCAAGACATATCTAATATGAAAGATACAGAAGACTATGAAATCCTATGGAAGATGTACCACAAAAGCATCTCCATAGAAGAAAGAAAAAATCTAAGGCTTCAAAGGCAGCACATGCCAAAAAAATACTGGGATATGCTTACAGAAAAACAATAA